One segment of Heterodontus francisci isolate sHetFra1 chromosome 28, sHetFra1.hap1, whole genome shotgun sequence DNA contains the following:
- the LOC137385214 gene encoding uncharacterized protein yields MRPGPPTLLWYVPGLVPPPCSGPYPACSHHPAPVRTWPGPPRDSGPYSAWLPTRLQSVPGLVSHAAPVCTRPGPPPGSGLYPAWSPTRLRFVPGLVPHPAPVRTRPGYPRGSGPYPAWSPTRLRSGPGLVPYPALVRTRPGYPRGSGPYPAWSPHPAPVCTRPGPPTLLRSIPGLVPPRGSGPYPAWSPHPAPVRTRPGRPTLLRYVSGLVPPCGSGLYPTWSPHPAPVRTRPGPPTLLRYVPGLVPPPCSGPYLAWSPHPAPVWTRPGPPTRLRSVPGLVPHPAPVRTRPGYPPGSGPYPAWLPTRLRSVPSLVPLRVSGPYPVQVIQVSQKQQWC; encoded by the coding sequence ATGCGGCCTGGTCCCCCCACCCTGCTCTGGTACGTACCCGGCCTGGTCCCCCCACCCTGCTCCGGTCCATACCCGGCCTGTTCCCACCACCCTGCTCCGGTCCGTACCTGGCCTGGTCCCCCGCGCGACTCCGGTCCGTACTCGGCCTGGTTACCCACCCGTCTCCAGTCCGTACCCGGCCTGGTCTCCCACGCAGCTCCGGTCTGTACCCGGCCTGGTCCCCCACCCGGCTCCGGTCTGTACCCGGCCTGGTCCCCCACCCGGCTCCGGTTTGTACCCGGCCTGGTCCCCCACCCGGCTCCGGTCCGTACCCGGCCTGGTTACCCACGCGGCTCTGGTCCATACCCAGCTTGGTCCCCCACCCGGCTCCGGTCTGGTCCCGGCCTGGTCCCCTACCCGGCTCTGGTCCGTACCCGGCCTGGTTACCCACGCGGCTCTGGTCCATACCCAGCTTGGTCCCCCCACCCGGCTCCGGTCTGTACCAGGCCTGGTCCCCCCACCCTGCTCCGGTCCATACCCGGCCTGGTCCCCCCACGCGGCTCCGGTCCATACCCGGCCTGGTCACCCCACCCTGCTCCAGTACGTACCCGGCCTGGTCGCCCCACCCTGCTCCGGTACGTATCCGGCCTGGTCCCTCCATGCGGCTCCGGTCTGTACCCGACCTGGTCCCCCCACCCTGCTCCGGTCCGTACCCGGCCTGGTCCCCCTACCCTGCTCCGGTACGTACCCGGCCTGGTCCCCCCACCCTGCTCCGGTCCGTACCTGGCCTGGTCCCCCCACCCTGCTCCAGTCTGGACCCGGCCTGGTCCCCCCACCCGGCTCCGGTCTGTACCCGGCCTGGTCCCCCACCCGGCTCCGGTCCGTACCCGGCCTGGTTACCCACCCGGCTCCGGTCCGTACCCGGCCTGGTTACCCACACGGCTCCGGTCTGTACCCAGCCTGGTCCCCCTACGCGTCTCCGGTCCATACCCAGTTCAAGTCATTCAAGTATCTCAGAAACAACAGTGGTGCTAG